TTGACCGACATgtaatcagaaaaaaaaaaaaaaaggttcagCCCCTATAACTTTTATTTACCTGTTTATTAGAAATTATCcctaatttttatgaaaaaaaatggattcTAAAGATCAAATTATTATTCACGGTTCGAAGAGTGaacagagaaagagaaaaagaaagtaaCAAATTATTATACCTAGTGGTTTGAGTCTAAGAGAGCTCAAAGCCTAACTGAACTGACTGGATCTGGTTCCAAGCTATACTCACAAACTTTACATGCAGTCTTTTTCTTGATTCATTCAACCCAATCAATGAAACCCCGAAATTTTTTTGTGAGAGATCGCTTTTGGCtgaagaaaatgaaatcaaaCTTTGACCTTTCTATCTTCCTTAAATTTATCACCATCGTCTTTTCCATTACAGGATTCTAATAAGATTTGTTTGATAAAGTTTTCAGTTGATTTGGTTATGATTTTTTCCGTGAAAAGAACTAAATAGTTTAATGTTATCAAACGTTGGTcgtaattaaaattatctacTTCACTTGTTGTAGGGGCATACATAGAAACACAAAATGGGGTAGAGAATTTTGTTCTAGAGTAATACACTTATATTGCATCATAAACAAACTAGTTTTAGAATTAGATATAATTAGTAAAGGATGAGcaacattaatattaaattgtttttaactATTCCTTCTACAATCTACATTGACTCAAattaatactaaatatatatattaatttctcaattttcatGCCAATAATTTGTCCTACTATTGGTTTTAGATGTTCGTTGGTGAAATCATGGTTGGAAACCTTTAGTATAAACTTTGTATGGTCAATAGTTGTTTTAGTTTTGAGACTGTCTATTTGAACCATGCTGACCCCGACTTATAAACATCATTGACCATAATGTTAATTTACAAagttgaatgaaaataaaatgattaaaaagtaATACTAGGACATGCATTTCAAAAATAAGACATATATAGTTGATGAATAAGGCATACATATATAGTTTATGCTAAGTATGACATATTAATAATACAGTCTATGGAAATGGTTCGAGTAAAGTTGATGTTTAGGGTTAATTAGGAAGAGCGATTATATTGTTGTGAGAATTATGGGATGATGAGTTGACAAGTTTATGGTTAAGGATAGATAGGAAAGAAATGAGAAGCATGAGAGCAAGAGCAAGAAATGAAGCAATAAGAGCTCCGGCACCACGGTCACAATATGCTCCAAATTTATCACAAATCTTGTCCCATCTCGCATGAGAATTACCATTTTTTCCCAGCTCCGCCATGAACGCTGCAGCATTTGCTCCACCAGATACCAATGCCAGGTTTAGCTGTCCCATGCACCCATCCATCATCACACaaagtatatattaattaaacaaaaccaAATATATTCTGCATACTTATCTTTAATGAGATGACTTTAATGTTTCAGGAATTAGAAGTTacaaatagtaaaaatgtagtaaagtatttaataaaatataaacaaaagcAAGCTAAAGTATGTAAAACAATAATCGTCGACGTACCATGTCCAAACTAGCAATCATGGGAAACTGAAAACCCTTGTAATCGAACTTGCTCCCCAACAAATCCATCATTATCATCACCAAGTTGTGGATGCTGACCAGTCCATTAGCTATAGCAAAGAACCTGTACATATACATGCCATGGAAAATATGGAACAGTGCTCAGCTAGATCAGTAATTGATCATAGTATATAATGATGAAGGAAAATGACCGAATATGATAGATAGCTAGGTTTCTTACACAAACGCTGGCGTGTGGTGAAACTTGGCAGTGAGAGTAAGGTTGACAGGGGTAGTTCCAATGGTTGCAACCACAAAAGTTTTGGTTTGTTTGTTGAGAACCATCACAAGAGTTGCAGCTGCTGCGGCAAGAAAGGCAAGCAATCTTAGCCCCAACAAGGTCCATCTGCTCTTCTGCTTTGACCAGATGTGCCCAATAAACATGGGTAATTTCTCTCCACTTTGTAGAGCCATATGGGATACAACGCAACACAAGAACCGGAGCTAGCTTGCTAGAGCCTAGAGTTGATGGAACAAGTTGGAGGTTCATGAATCACCAGGTTCATCcatttataaatgttaaaaagtaTAGTGGGATATCACCAAATCAAAATGGTTGAGTCTAACAACTAAGCGAATTAAGGTTGGATGGTCTTACCAATAATCATCCACTTTAACCATTTTACATAATGTAGGTGTTGGTGGTTGTGAAATTTTTGCATCTCTCGTTTGTTAGCCTTAATATATGGTTTGGTGAAGAAACTTTGGCAATTGCATGGATATAgcataacataattaaatatataatagttCATCATATACTCTATTATTTTGGAATTATGGACGAATAACCGTCATATTTGATGCTCCATTTATGTAGATTATGCCTATTAAgtttgacataaattaaaaattttaactatttattttatgtaaaaaatttcaacccttaaatatatattaatatagaatATTTTAGATTGATACGATAGAAatatcatattgattaaaaatttatgtgCATGAAAAGTacaaatatattgataaatttaacggttaaattattaaaatatttacatcgATATAAATAGATAGTttcctattttaaaattaatatattatttcttaaattaataattggtTGAATATGCAAATTGTGGAAACACATTTTAATTCCTTAAAACTTGTTCACAATACCTTTTTTGGTAAGAGTTGACAATACCTTttatctttcaataaaatcaattgattaaattttttataaattccaTAAGATTTCTGATcccattttgattttatataaaatttccgTTATTCGATTTATTCGTCTTGACTTACCTATGCCACTTAATTAGTCCAGTGTACTCttatactattttaaaataaaaataaaataattttattaatatttaggtaataaaaataaaataattttaaattaatatttatgtaataaaaataaaaataaaacaaaatttattatttaatttttaattcgtTCAATTAATcttgtttgaatttgaaaatttctcATTCAAGATTCATCATGCAAGTCAATTTATTGGGTCAAAGTTAATCAAgataaagttagaaaatttaaatggtGGGGTAAATTAAAGcgtttattaaaattatataaattaatacataatattaattattgataaacctatgtatatgattaaatgtaaaattattacaaatttattaaaacaataattgaaagaaaaggtacatcaaataaatttgaataatattttcttttaacgcTTTCTCATGTGTTGAAACTGTTGAATTATATTCTCTTtgttaatgttattaaaatatatctttatattatCTCAATAATTTTGATGATAATTTGTAATCTTAGTTCTCATTCTTGGATAGACGGAAGGTTTTCAATAATAAACTCAACTTGACTCTTTTGAtcctttttcaaattgatttgtATCTCACTTTGACTATTCACTCTTTTTTCTTGTTGCTATTCTACTACTTCACTAGtaaactttcttttaaaatatttttccactCATGTTAAATATTTAGAACAAATAAATCTAAGccataaacacaaaaattttgtaatagcccgatttttagtggtgttgaaAACGGTGGTTTTGAAATCCCGTTCTTCGATGATCGAGTCTgtaaacattattaattaatatttatgatttaattttagtatttattgaattttggtctGACAACTTTGTTAAATTGATAGTTAACTAAGGTATAAGTATAGTGATCCTAAAGTCGGTGGTGTCGAAAATGAAGTATTGAGACTtcgttttgaaaaatgagttcgtaaataattttattaaatatttatgtagttATTtaataggtgaattgaattttgaataagtaATTTCGTTTAATTAGTGACTAATTaaggtataatgactaaatcataaaagttgtaaaaattaattgttatagACTTTTAAATGTTAAAGGACTAAAGTAGtgatttaaccaaaataaaaatggaaaataaaccattttagaACTTGGTGGACCATTTGGTacgaattttaattaaaacaatgctaaattatatttatattattatatgtaaatagataaaacaaagatgataagggaaagaaaagagaattcaTTTCTTTCCTCGTACCGAAACAAGAGAAAAGGAACGTGGAGGAAACGGcttagaatttaatcttttagCAACAAATTGTTAagcttaatttagttttatttttataatttttatgtttttgaaatcatgagagcttgatttagcgtATTAATTTCCCGTAATTGTTAAAGTTCATAAAACatgtcattgatgaatgcttaAAGTTTTAGtgttaaattgttagatttgaagcttagatatgaaaaaaaaaaactaatttgtaaagtgaaatttgttagttttgaacttaAGGACTAAAAAGCAATAATTGTTACACCCGAACATTAGGAAAGGTGGGAAGTTAATCGAATAAAATAGTAAGTTGACAGACTCTActgaaaaacttgaaaaattttgTGGCAGGTTCATAATTAGTTAAGATATAATTCCGGTTCGGTTAAGTTGGAATTAGCTGGTTTCTTggtgggagacaaaatgattgCTGATGGATGGTTACTTTGGGCCCTAAACCGCACGTAAGAAGGGTTATATATACGTGAGTGGAGGAATTTTCTGAAGGCAGAATTCTCctcatttttgttttactttctttcattCTCCATCGTCTTCTTTGGTTTCGCTGAAGGAAAGAAAATTGAGGAAACCGCTGCATGGGGCAGCGGTTGTGAGGATTGAAGTCAGGAAGTAGAGAATCTGAGGAACGGGTAAgcctttatatatttttgtattgtGGATTGAAAAGGAGGAGaaagtatttttgaaatctCTATGAGCTTTGAATGATGTTGAATTCTGGGTTTTGATGTTTGAATACCTTTGGTTTAAGCAATATATATATGGTTCTCATGCTTAACTATTAGGACAAAGGAGCCTCTTGCGTTTCGACAAGCTAAGCTGATGGGGACGAAGGATTTAAGGTGAGTTTCTATCTACTTTTGATGATTGATGATGTTGTGTTGTTTGTATGAACCGTGTTTGTGTTTGCTCTGAGTTTTCTTGAGTCTACGAATTGTGTATGAAAACGGTGAATGAGTATGTTGTGTATGCTTGCAACTATGTTCATTGATGACAAATGGTTGTGAATTGATGTATTAATAAACCGCGGACTATATTTTATAGTAACATGTAACACCCGGGACTAGTGGATCTAAAGTTTTGGCGTATAGTAGTAAACAATCTGGTTGGCAAAGTGTAATTCACCCAAATGATTACTTTGGCATATATTGGGAGCATATAACAACTGCCACATGAGTAattaagaatttgatttcatgatatttttctttattaaggAGAAGTTCGTGTTAAGCGATAAAAGGGTAAGTAAGGAGTGAGTATTCGCCAAAGGATTGGTAACCGTAGTTTGTCTGGAATAGTGTGCTAATTAGGTTTTATGTAATATGGTTAGAATGCAACTATACAGTGTAATTTGATAGTTTCAAATGCAgggtatttattcatatttatttatatttatttcgaaaaatgTAGGCCATTATGAAGGCAAGTTCTGAAATGTATGACACTTGTCGAGTTATATTAAGTgaattaagaatatatatattctgtTGAAGAGTTTTAGAGGGGAGTTTTCTCCTTCTTAATTGTCCTATCCTCTGGTTCATCTAATATGATCCAATGGTATTTCTTCATCTTTAAACTGAAAGCTAAGGATCTAAATCTAATCAGTGGTTATTCCATCCTTGGGTAAGTATTACTTTTTTGTATGTTAAATTCTGAAAGAGTAAATCGGTAATAGTTGCATGAACAGTAAGATGTAAGTATAACACTTTGCATGGGAGTTATCAATGCTCAAGTTGAAGGTAATTTATGTACGAATGATTTTTAATGGTATTCATATGTTCTgttggaaacacaaaaataaataaactttttcaGCCCTTTTAAGCTttaattcatgcagtttcgtagtaaattttgttgaaattcatactttaattataaaataattaatttgcactaaaattattaaaatattaaattttaattatttttataataaaattttacaaatttggtttattttcgacagttttgcacaaaaaggtgaaaattggctcAGCAGACACCTCGAAAGGCTCAAACCGTTAGGGGTAATTTTTGCATCAAGTGAATCAAGAGCATggctaaattattttcaagtcaAGTATGGTCCAATAATGATTATTATAcatactttatatttaatttttatgcaaCATTGGTTGGgtcaaaaattaatataaagtctGAAGAAGAAAATGGCCTAGTGTGCTAAGTATAGAGGACTGAACCACCAAGGAATTGGACAGCCCCAAACCATTCCTATAGCTGATCCAATCAGCTAATTTTAACTGATTTTCATACTGGAAAATCATCCTTTGAGGTTCCCTTAAATGctattcaaacccctccactttttGCCTCAAGCTAAATATAACAAAGTTTGAAACATCCAAACTTGCTCAATGCATGACCCGGCCAAGGGAGCTTGAATAGCTGAAatttatttgctatttttagtagcCATTCCCACATATAAGTACCCTTATTCCTTTCCTCATTTCACACACCATTCATTCCTACACATCTCTCTCTTTCACTTATTTTCTCTATTCCATTCCCTTCTTTGTTTCCCCCATTTTTCTTGTTCATTCCCTTGCCGATTTCCCTCTTGAAGAAGAGCTTCCATCCACCTTGGATTAGCATCATTCAAGTGTTCGTGAAGGCCTTGGATCGATAGAACAAGAAGAGAAGGAGATGAGTGCACTAGTCTGGCTTTGGAGAAATACTAGATTTGCTTTCTTGTtcccttctctttaattttcatgattatgttgtgatcatgaacatgaatattttttgtgttgttaattaaaataaattaaatttaattcgtgttagattGATTACATTCTATccacttaaaatattataatcgtgtttgtgttgttattagGCCTTGGtaatttgttcaattaaataaaatcatgcctatgttatacttgcattataattgtaaggtaacaaatgaattaattattaatcatattgaaattgtaattaattgacacaatatttaattggtgcatgtttaatcttctaaggtagctaaaGGTAAAATTAGCGATGGTATTAAACAATACATTAGCAttgcataacttgtaagattatttgattaaattgtttcaatgtataaatatattgttacttcacttaatcttatacttgcttataaaattgattaatttttgaattgacatagtaatatgttcaagagattaattggtttagtaagtttgtatgtctATTAGTTAGCAAAATACTAAGTTGCCGTGAAACTATTcttaacaacatgaacatgagtttagtaattttaagttaaagaatgtaattgatctaacacaattatgtcatattgattaaaacccatcttttgaaatcgttcattggaatttttacttttatttttcttacttagttaatttttagttgtTAGATCACTTCGTCAAATAAACTATTGTTTTCTCCACCAAttgtttaatttcacatttcataaatattattttcactgtccctgtgggtacaataacttgacatttacttgtctctttattacttgataacgattgtgtacacttgcacatttctatcgtttcaagtttttggcgctgtTGCTAGGGACTGTTTTAAAAgacattatttgtgaaatttttaattttggtttattttttgtttaattctaattttttttgtgattgtttcaggtgtttatgagtattgatcaaaTTATCGACTTATTCCTCGTAGACCTTGAAGTTGAAATGACTTTTCGACAACGAAGAAGACATGCAGTTCTAAAAAGGACTGAAGAGATGaactttgaaaatcaaaatcaaggaaatggagcaaatcatgctcaaaatcctatccttattgctaaTGATAGGAATAGAGCTCTAAGACAGTATGTCGTTATAACAGCCTGCTTTCAGTGAAATTAAAACAGTGGTTCCGGGCCCACAAATCCGATgtgagaatatttattttattattattttagtgtctACGAAATATTAGCaaggtcgtataaaaatttcgttaagaaatttattgtttgcatgtttaatttggtgaaaagaactaaatccaaaaagattcaaaattagagttctataagttaaaagTACCAAATggttatgaaattaaatggttaaaggatttatatggtaattagaccatttttattttgagtggaAATTTATGGACATAAAATGAAGTgtttttaaggttaattaataaggttaaattagtaagttaataaatatgttaatgtaaattaaagaaaacaaagataTCATCTTTGTTATTGTCTTCTTCCACCGATTATTGAAGAATAGAAAGCCATTGATAGGGTTTTAAACCTTCGGTTATATcttccttgcatgtaagtgtgtTTTCATCtcgtttttattgattttatgtttttgggatcgttatagcttaatctagctaccCAAGGGattatttgcaaaattgttaaagggttagggtttttccatgaatgtggtcatatgatttttgatttttgatggaagaaaatgaacctTTGTTGATAAAgaaataacttttgtaaagtgatttttgttgaaattgtcaattagggatttatttgtaaaatatgtaaaacttaTGGAGAGATTGTGAAATAGTGATTAGTATGAGTTGCCATGGGTTCATAGTGAATTCAGTTAGCTTtgtatgtggatgaaattgcatgaatttcaatttacaggcttaaggactaaattgtaaagaagttaaaatattaagggttaaaatataaatttgcaaaactatgtattttggactaaattgaatagaatgaatattgaatgcattgaatttgcttatttagatcaagttaaGCCTCGTATGGATCTAGATCGAGGGAAAGataaagtatcggattagtcgATCCTATGTCGTCGTTTTTGTgatcaaggtaagttcatagtatttaGATGCATAATTgaatttccatatatatatatatatatatcttcatCTTATAACtatataattaaatacttaCGTTAATTATAcctgattgcacatacgtgcccctgtttgtactttggtacccctgattgcacataTGTGCCACTGTATGTACTTTGGTGCCCTTgattgcacatatgtgcccctgtttgtacttcggtacctctgattgcacatacgtgcccctatttttactttggtacccctgattgcacataTGTGTGCCTGTTTGTACTTCATTAGCCTTGATTGCACATACATGtccctatttgtacttcgatacccctaattgcacatacatgcccctgtttgtacttcggtacccctgattgcAATACGTGCTCCtttttgtacttcggtacctctaattgcacatacgtgccgcTGTTTATAGTTCGATAATTTCATTTGAGTAAAATAAGAGTTGTATTGAATTGATGTTAAGTTAAAAGATTTACTATGTTCTTACTAAGCTCTGTAAGCTTATACgtttttgtgtattattttgtaGATCGTTATTGCTAACTTTTTGGATGGATCAAATCCAtgactcacactatccatcgatgtTGGTAGTTCTTGTTCTCTCTAGGGtcgtggcatgtatatgtggctataTAGGTTGTTTTGGTACATTAtggaaaattactaaactaagtGGTTAGGTACTTTTCTAAGTTTGTGAATAGATATCTTTTGGTACAAATAGTATGGTATGAAAGTAAACACTTGTGGATTGTTTTGGTTTGTGATGAATTAAGttgttatgtttggcttgtaaatatggtatTATCGTTGGTGTGCTTGTGGCACTTTGATGCTTTGTTTATTGGTATAAATatgaccaatttggtatgtttgaatgtgatttgATATATGGTCAATTGTGCTATGGCTTGGTATGGAAACATGTAGTTGTATAAGGTTCACTTATGGACaaataagtttatgtttaggttgatttgatgaattgtggttgaggtgccttttggcatattggttgtatggataaatggtgtaatgatttagtcattttatgcatgttttaggtatgtttcAAGGCTTGAATGTATGTGCAAATGGCTCATGGGATCATAATGTATTAGAGTGAAGGAAATGACTTGAATTTGGCCTacttcttgtccacacggccaaagacacgggcgtgtgtctcagccgtgtgtgacacacagccatgcggcacagtcgtgtgtcccctgtaggtttcaaagggttgcaagtcaaacagttacacagcctggcacacaggcgtgtggcttggccatgtggcccaagtcagagagttgcACGGGCACTGACACGggcacgggctaggacacgtcCGTGTGTacctatttcgaatgttacatagcttgagacacgggcgtgtgtctcagccgtgtgagtcacatggcttggccacacggtcgtgttacCCCTGCAgtgtgaaattttctatctttttccataaGGTTcaaaatgtttctgatttagtcctaaATTTTTTCTAAAGTATTTCTAATGCCTTGAGGGCTTGAATAAGAGACGATATgcaaatgtttgaatttttaaggttcaaacggggcgcGATAATTGTCGTACGTCATTGGATATGTGATCGGTAtttatacatggaaattatacaAGTCAcatacatataactcaattaaaacatataaatattcaatttaattacacgaacttaagTCGAtgagtatacgtagatacgaAGGTGATTAATCcaagattttctctttgcctcgatctaattTCGTACGAGGTCTGTCTTgatctatacggataaatttaattcaatttaatatatttctcattcaatttaatccaaaacatgtttttataaaaattaccattttgcccctatacttttaattgtttgcaatttagtcattagttcataaaaatggaaatttacacaatttcacTACAACCCACTATAGCTGAATATCAAATAGGTCCTTAGCATGCACTATACTTCAATTacttcacaatttcaccatgtaataattcctattttttaatttagtccctatttgacaattttactaaaaattcctttacaaaagttgtttatctcaCAACAACCATtaattttctatcatcaaacttcaaaattcaagcatgttcatcaatggtaaaccctaatagtttgacagtttcacaaattagtccttgagCTACCTAGATTAAGCTTGAACGATCCCGAAAATGTATAAATCagtaaaaacgggacaaaaatgcatacctaattgagcatTCAAAGATAGTCGAACCTAGCTTCAAGAAAAATGGcttctttttgtttgaaattttgattgaataaagaagaaaaagatgatacttttatttggttttatttaacttatctTTAATCACCtgtttacttaattaacctttaaaattaatcaaaattacacaaaatacCAAGCCATCATATTCCAGTATCACAATTACGGTgtaattaccatataagaacttccactttaaagttctatagctatttaatacctttagctattaggactcaacttttgcactttactcgatttagtcctttttatcaaattgaacatgtaaatggtaaaatttcttaacgaaatttttatacgccatttctatcatactgtaggtgataaaagaataataaaatcaattttttgactttGGATTTTTGGccttgaaaccactatttttaatttcaataaaaataggcagttacaactctcccccgtAAAAAGATTTtcatccccgaaaatcttaccagaaaagaggtttgaatattgctttctcatagcttcctcaGGTTCCTAGGTAGCTTTTTCTATTCTATGTCGTTGccagagaacttttactaaagctatgttcttgtttctcaattctttcacctCTTGTGTCAGAATTCTGATCAGTTCCTCACTTATGTCATATCAGACTGAATCTGGATATTCGTTGgggaaataacatgtgaagggccAGATCGGTACCCtcgtaacatagacacgtgaaagacattatgaatattttctagTTTTGGTGGTAAAGCTAATCGATACTCAACAAGTTTGATTCTTTTAGTAATCTCATACGACCCGATAAATCACGAACTCAACTTCTCTTTGCGATCGAATCGatgaactttcttccaaggtgatactttcaagaatactCTGTCGCTGACTTGGAACTCTATGTCTTTATGTTTAAGATCTGCGTACGATTTCTGATGATTGTAAGCTGCTTTCAAGCTATCTCaaattactttcactttttcttcaacCTCACATTAAATTAACCctgtgtatctttttctcactaagctcgGTCTAGTATAATGGAGTTCGACATTTATGACCATAGAGAGCCTCATATGGTGTCATTTTTGTACTTGACTGAAAACTgttattatacgcaaattcgACTAACAGTAAATGTTCCTCCGAGTTTCCTTTGAACTCTAACACACAACAACGAaacatatcttcaagaatctgaatCACACGTTTGGACTGACCATTGGTCTGAGGGTGAAATGCAGTGCTAACATGCAACCGTGTACCAAGAGCTTCCTATAACTTTCTCCAGAATCTCAATGTAAACTGGagatctctatccgaaataatgGAGACTGACACTCCGTGTAATCTGACAAACTCAGAGCCATATAACTCAGCCAATCTGTCAAGGGAGAAATCTGTACATACTGGAATAAAACGTGTAGACTTTATCAAATGATCTACGATAACCCAGatgacatctttctttctcggtgaCAAGGGTAAACCCAATGTGAAATCAATAGTAACtttatcccatttccactccgCTAACATCACTAGCTGTAATagtcctgaaggtacctgatgttcgactttaacttgctgacataccAAGCTTCTTGATACAAAATCAAAAATCTCGTGTTTCATTTCTGACCACCAGTACATCTA
This genomic stretch from Gossypium raimondii isolate GPD5lz chromosome 6, ASM2569854v1, whole genome shotgun sequence harbors:
- the LOC105771538 gene encoding CASP-like protein 1B2, with the protein product MALQSGEKLPMFIGHIWSKQKSRWTLLGLRLLAFLAAAAATLVMVLNKQTKTFVVATIGTTPVNLTLTAKFHHTPAFVFFAIANGLVSIHNLVMIMMDLLGSKFDYKGFQFPMIASLDMLNLALVSGGANAAAFMAELGKNGNSHARWDKICDKFGAYCDRGAGALIASFLALALMLLISFLSILNHKLVNSSSHNSHNNIIALPN